A part of Liolophura sinensis isolate JHLJ2023 chromosome 1, CUHK_Ljap_v2, whole genome shotgun sequence genomic DNA contains:
- the LOC135469056 gene encoding mitochondrial pyruvate carrier 2-like has protein sequence MASVYRGIIAVADRLVPKRFAPIWNHPAGPKTIFFWAPTFKWGLVVAGLGDLTRPAEKLSVTQSTALAATGTIWSRYSMVIIPKNYNLFAVNIFVGLTGIFQLYRIFQYRQSLKGKDGSPTAPA, from the exons ATGGCTTCTGTGTATCGAGGAATCATCGCTGTGGCGGACAGACTCGTGCCTAAGCGGTTTGCTCCGATATGGAACCATCCTGCTG GACCAAAAACAATATTCTTCTGGGCACCGACTTTCAAATGG GGCCTTGTGGTGGCAGGGCTAGGCGATCTAACCCGCCCAGCAGAGAAGCTTAGTGTAACACAGTCCACTGCGCTGGCTGCAACAG GAACAATTTGGTCTCGGTATTCAATGGTCATCATCCCCAAAAACTACAACCTGTTTGCTGTGAACATTTTCGTCGGTTTGACGGGCATTTTCCAGCTCTACAGGATCTTTCA GTACCGTCAGAGTTTGAAAGGCAAAGATGGTTCCCCGACTGCCCCAGCTTAG